In the genome of Pseudomonas protegens, one region contains:
- the ccoM gene encoding cytochrome c oxidase subunit CcoM — MFFDNVVIAGVLTVGLMVLFFAGFGFFIWKDANKRKKP, encoded by the coding sequence ATGTTTTTCGACAATGTGGTGATCGCCGGAGTGCTGACTGTCGGCCTCATGGTTCTGTTTTTCGCAGGGTTTGGATTCTTTATCTGGAAAGACGCGAATAAGCGTAAAAAACCTTAA
- a CDS encoding MFS transporter, which yields MNQPQSAVGNCLDVQSFINAQPLSRYQWRVVILCFLIVFLDGLDTAAMGFIAPALSQDWGIDRASLGPVMSAALIGMVFGALGSGPLADRFGRKVVLVGAVLLFGAFSLASAYSSNVDQLLVLRFLTGLGLGAGMPNATTLLSEYTPERHKSLLVTSMFCGFNLGMAGGGFISAKLIPAFGWHSLLLIGGILPLILALVLVVWLPESARYLVVRNRGTDRVRKTLMPIAPAIVGEAGSFSVPEQKTVKARNVFAVIFSGTYSVGTLLLWLTYFMGLVIVYLLTSWLPTLMRDSGASMEQAAFIGALFQFGGVLSAVAVGWAMDRFNPHKVIGCFYLLAGVFAYAVGQSLGNITLLATLVLIAGMCVNGAQSAMPSLAARFYPTQGRATGVSWMLGIGRFGAILGAWMGATLLGLGWNFEQVLTALVIPAALATTAVVIKGMVSHADAT from the coding sequence ATGAATCAACCTCAATCCGCTGTAGGTAACTGCCTCGATGTGCAGTCCTTCATCAATGCCCAGCCGCTGTCCCGTTATCAGTGGCGCGTGGTGATCCTGTGTTTCCTGATTGTCTTCCTCGATGGCCTGGACACCGCCGCCATGGGCTTCATCGCCCCGGCGCTGTCCCAGGACTGGGGCATCGACCGCGCCAGCCTCGGCCCGGTGATGAGCGCCGCGTTGATCGGCATGGTTTTCGGCGCCCTGGGTTCGGGGCCCCTGGCCGACCGTTTCGGGCGCAAGGTGGTGCTGGTAGGGGCGGTGCTGTTGTTCGGCGCCTTCAGCCTGGCATCGGCCTATAGCAGCAATGTCGATCAGTTGCTGGTCCTGCGCTTTCTCACCGGCCTGGGCCTGGGGGCGGGCATGCCCAACGCCACCACGCTGCTGTCGGAATACACCCCCGAGCGCCACAAGTCGCTGCTGGTGACCAGCATGTTCTGCGGTTTCAACCTGGGCATGGCCGGCGGCGGCTTCATTTCCGCCAAGCTGATCCCGGCCTTTGGCTGGCACAGCCTGCTGCTGATTGGCGGAATCCTGCCGTTGATCCTGGCCCTGGTGCTGGTGGTCTGGTTGCCGGAGTCGGCGCGTTACCTGGTGGTGCGCAATCGCGGCACCGACAGGGTGCGCAAGACGCTGATGCCGATAGCTCCGGCCATCGTCGGCGAGGCCGGCAGTTTCAGCGTGCCCGAGCAGAAGACGGTGAAGGCGCGCAACGTCTTTGCGGTGATCTTCTCCGGCACTTACAGCGTGGGCACCTTGCTGCTGTGGCTGACCTATTTCATGGGCCTGGTGATCGTCTACCTGCTGACCAGCTGGCTGCCGACCCTGATGCGCGACAGCGGCGCTAGCATGGAGCAGGCAGCCTTTATCGGCGCCCTGTTCCAGTTCGGCGGGGTGCTCAGCGCGGTCGCCGTGGGCTGGGCCATGGACCGTTTCAATCCGCACAAGGTGATCGGCTGTTTCTACCTGCTGGCCGGGGTCTTTGCCTACGCGGTGGGTCAGAGCCTGGGTAATATCACCTTGCTTGCCACCCTGGTGCTGATCGCCGGCATGTGCGTCAACGGCGCGCAATCGGCGATGCCATCCCTGGCGGCGCGTTTCTACCCGACCCAGGGGCGGGCCACCGGGGTGTCCTGGATGCTCGGCATCGGCCGTTTCGGTGCCATCCTCGGCGCCTGGATGGGGGCGACCCTGCTGGGCCTGGGCTGGAACTTCGAACAGGTACTGACCGCCCTGGTGATTCCGGCGGCCCTGGCCACCACCGCCGTGGTGATCAAGGGCATGGTCAGCCACGCGGACGCGACCTGA
- the pcaR gene encoding pca regulon transcriptional regulator PcaR — translation MNDQMRNSFTSVAPPIVASAAKRIQALTGDPDFMTSLARGLAVVQAFQERKRHLTIAQISHRTEIPRAAVRRCLHTLIKLGYATTDGRTYSLLPKVLTLGHAYLSSTPLAVSAQPYLDRMSEQLHEACNMATLEGDDILYIARSATTQRLISVDLSVGGRLPAYCTSMGRILLAALDDSSLHEYLEHADLQAKTSRTLHTPEALLECLQQVRQQGWCIVDQELEQGLRSIAVPVYDASGQVLAALNVSTHAGRVSRAELEQRFLPGLLSASRDLSAQLFA, via the coding sequence ATGAACGATCAGATGCGTAATTCCTTTACCTCAGTGGCGCCGCCGATCGTGGCTTCGGCGGCGAAGAGGATTCAGGCATTGACCGGTGACCCGGATTTCATGACTTCTCTGGCCCGCGGCCTGGCAGTGGTGCAGGCCTTCCAGGAGCGCAAGCGCCACCTGACCATCGCCCAGATCAGCCACCGCACGGAAATTCCCCGGGCCGCCGTGCGTCGTTGCCTGCACACCCTGATCAAGCTGGGCTATGCCACCACGGATGGGCGCACCTATTCGCTGCTGCCCAAGGTGCTGACCCTGGGGCACGCCTACCTGTCGTCGACGCCCCTGGCGGTTTCCGCGCAACCCTACCTGGACCGCATGAGCGAGCAGCTCCACGAAGCCTGCAACATGGCCACTCTGGAAGGTGACGACATTCTTTACATCGCCCGTTCCGCCACCACCCAGCGCCTGATTTCCGTGGACTTGTCGGTAGGAGGGCGCTTGCCGGCCTATTGCACGTCCATGGGGCGCATCCTGCTGGCGGCCCTGGACGACTCTTCGCTGCATGAGTACCTGGAGCACGCCGACCTGCAGGCCAAGACCAGCCGTACCCTGCATACCCCCGAAGCCTTGCTGGAGTGCTTGCAACAAGTGCGTCAGCAAGGCTGGTGCATCGTCGACCAGGAGCTGGAGCAGGGGCTGCGCTCCATCGCGGTGCCAGTGTACGACGCCTCGGGCCAGGTGCTGGCAGCATTGAACGTCAGCACCCACGCCGGCCGGGTCAGCCGCGCCGAGTTGGAACAGCGCTTTCTGCCCGGCCTGCTGAGCGCCAGCCGCGATCTGAGCGCCCAGCTGTTTGCCTAA
- the pcaG gene encoding protocatechuate 3,4-dioxygenase subunit alpha, with the protein MTLTATTSHTVGPYYHIGLTWLNREDLTEAGTLGERVAITGQVVDGNGHFVNDAMLEVWQANAAGKYRHGEDEQDKPLDPHFQGFGRVPVDAEGRFRFTTIKPGTVPGLKGTTQAPHLVVLVFARGLVKHLLTRIYFDGEPANAGDPLLACVPEERRGTLLAKADAEGRYQWNVILQGTDAETVFFDY; encoded by the coding sequence ATGACCCTGACCGCGACTACCTCCCATACCGTCGGCCCCTACTACCACATCGGCCTGACCTGGCTGAACCGCGAGGACCTGACCGAAGCAGGCACCCTGGGCGAGCGAGTGGCAATCACCGGCCAGGTGGTGGACGGCAACGGCCACTTCGTCAACGACGCGATGCTGGAAGTCTGGCAAGCCAACGCCGCGGGCAAGTACCGCCATGGCGAGGACGAGCAGGACAAACCCCTGGATCCGCACTTCCAGGGTTTTGGCCGGGTGCCAGTGGACGCCGAAGGGCGCTTTCGCTTCACCACCATCAAGCCGGGCACCGTGCCGGGCCTCAAGGGCACGACCCAGGCACCGCACCTGGTGGTGCTGGTGTTCGCCCGTGGCCTGGTCAAGCACCTGCTGACCCGGATCTACTTCGACGGCGAGCCGGCCAACGCCGGCGACCCGCTGCTGGCCTGCGTACCCGAGGAACGCCGCGGCACCTTGCTGGCCAAGGCCGATGCCGAGGGCCGCTATCAGTGGAACGTGATCCTCCAGGGCACCGACGCCGAAACCGTGTTCTTCGACTACTGA
- a CDS encoding LysR substrate-binding domain-containing protein: MPKHLPPLLALRAFEAVARHLSFIKAARELCVSQSAVSHQVQKLEQHLGQRLFIRRTRAIDLTATGDSYYRQIRPALEQIAQATQALLAPPRQPVLRIGLLASFATLWLAPRLADFSRRHPQIQLELQPAIDLADVAGAEVDLAIRYGKGNWPKVRARRFLAEQLSPVCSPGFKATALANGPLLMARSHQPFEWDDWSRQQAMDLSSHPSVMLHDYNIVVEAAVAGQGIAMGRRQLIQRHLAQGSLVDAFDLPPLCSQIGYWLVTAEGQSNPALDCFVQWLLEQGLDP; encoded by the coding sequence ATGCCCAAGCACCTGCCGCCGCTATTGGCCCTGCGCGCATTCGAGGCCGTGGCCCGCCACCTGAGCTTTATCAAGGCGGCTCGGGAGCTGTGCGTGAGCCAGAGCGCGGTCAGCCATCAAGTGCAGAAACTCGAACAGCACCTGGGGCAACGCCTGTTCATACGTCGCACTCGTGCCATCGACCTGACTGCCACCGGCGACAGCTACTACCGACAGATTCGCCCAGCCCTGGAGCAGATCGCCCAAGCCACCCAGGCGCTGCTTGCCCCACCTCGGCAGCCAGTGCTGCGCATTGGTCTGCTGGCGTCCTTCGCCACCTTGTGGCTGGCGCCTCGCCTGGCGGACTTCAGCCGCCGTCATCCGCAGATCCAGTTGGAATTGCAACCGGCCATCGACCTGGCGGATGTCGCCGGCGCCGAGGTCGACCTGGCCATTCGCTACGGCAAGGGCAACTGGCCGAAGGTCCGGGCCAGGCGTTTTCTCGCCGAGCAGTTGTCACCAGTCTGCAGCCCTGGCTTCAAAGCCACTGCCCTGGCCAACGGCCCCTTGCTGATGGCTCGCTCCCATCAACCCTTCGAATGGGATGACTGGAGCAGGCAACAGGCTATGGACCTGTCCTCCCACCCCAGCGTGATGCTGCACGACTACAACATCGTGGTGGAGGCCGCCGTGGCCGGCCAGGGCATCGCCATGGGGCGCCGCCAGTTGATCCAACGTCACCTGGCCCAGGGCAGCCTGGTGGATGCCTTCGACCTGCCGCCCTTGTGCAGCCAGATCGGCTACTGGCTGGTGACCGCTGAAGGACAGTCGAATCCTGCACTTGACTGCTTTGTTCAGTGGCTGCTGGAGCAAGGGCTCGACCCATGA
- a CDS encoding CoA-transferase subunit beta, with amino-acid sequence MTYSTNEMMTVAAARRLQNGSVCFVGIGLPSKAANLARLTSSPDVVLIYESGPIGAKPSVLPLSIGDGELAETADTVVPTGEIFRYWLQGGRIDVGFLGAAQVDRFGNINTTVVGDYHRPKVRLPGAGGAPEIAGSAKSVLIILKQSSRSFVDKLDFITSVGHGEGGDSRKRLGLPGAGPVGIITDLCIMEPEAGTHEFIVTSLHPGVTREQVVAATGWPIRFAEHVAETAAPTEVELTALRDLEARTAAAHGQAPGEA; translated from the coding sequence ATGACCTACTCCACCAATGAAATGATGACCGTGGCCGCGGCCCGTCGCCTGCAGAACGGCTCGGTGTGCTTCGTCGGCATCGGCCTGCCGTCCAAGGCCGCTAACCTCGCGCGCCTGACTTCTTCGCCGGATGTGGTGCTGATCTACGAGTCCGGCCCGATCGGCGCCAAGCCCAGCGTGCTGCCACTGTCCATCGGTGACGGCGAGCTGGCGGAAACCGCCGACACCGTGGTGCCGACCGGCGAGATCTTCCGCTACTGGCTGCAGGGCGGGCGCATCGACGTGGGTTTCCTCGGTGCGGCCCAGGTCGACCGTTTCGGCAACATCAACACCACCGTGGTCGGTGATTACCACCGGCCCAAGGTGCGCCTGCCGGGCGCCGGCGGTGCTCCGGAAATCGCCGGCTCGGCGAAAAGCGTGCTGATCATCCTCAAGCAGTCCTCGCGCTCCTTCGTCGACAAGCTGGACTTCATCACCTCCGTCGGTCACGGCGAGGGCGGCGATTCGCGCAAGCGCCTGGGCCTGCCCGGTGCCGGTCCGGTGGGGATCATCACCGACCTGTGCATCATGGAGCCGGAAGCCGGCACCCACGAATTCATCGTCACCTCGCTGCACCCGGGCGTGACCCGCGAGCAGGTGGTGGCCGCCACCGGTTGGCCGATCCGTTTCGCCGAGCACGTGGCCGAGACGGCTGCGCCTACCGAAGTCGAACTGACCGCCCTGCGTGACCTGGAAGCGCGCACCGCCGCGGCCCACGGCCAAGCACCTGGAGAAGCCTGA
- a CDS encoding CoA transferase subunit A, translating to MAEILSLHDAVKQFVNDGDTVALEGFTHLIPTAAGHEIIRQGKKDLTLVRMTPDLIYDQLIGAGCARKLIFSWGGNPGVGSLHRLRDAVEKQWPQPLEIEEHSHADLANAYVAGASGLPFAVLRAYAGSDLPKVNPLIKTVTCPFTGEVLAAVPSVRPDVTVIHAQKADRKGNVLLWGILGVQKEAALAAKRCIVTVEEIVDDLNAPMNACVLPTWALSAVCHVPGGAHPSYAHGYSERDNRFYQAWDPIARDRETFTAWINEYIRGSADFSEFQAKLAAASEAQ from the coding sequence ATGGCTGAAATCCTTTCGCTGCACGACGCGGTGAAGCAATTCGTCAACGACGGTGACACCGTCGCGCTCGAAGGCTTCACCCACCTGATTCCTACGGCCGCAGGTCATGAAATCATCCGCCAAGGCAAGAAAGACCTGACCCTGGTGCGCATGACCCCTGACTTGATCTACGACCAGTTGATCGGTGCCGGTTGCGCTCGCAAGCTGATTTTTTCCTGGGGCGGCAACCCGGGCGTGGGCTCCCTGCATCGCCTGCGCGATGCTGTGGAAAAACAGTGGCCACAGCCGCTGGAAATCGAAGAGCACAGCCATGCCGACCTGGCCAACGCCTATGTGGCCGGTGCCTCGGGCCTGCCATTCGCGGTGCTGCGCGCCTACGCCGGCTCCGACCTGCCCAAGGTCAACCCGCTGATCAAGACCGTGACCTGCCCCTTCACCGGTGAAGTGCTGGCGGCGGTGCCTTCGGTACGCCCCGATGTCACGGTGATCCACGCGCAGAAAGCCGACCGCAAGGGCAACGTGCTGTTGTGGGGGATCCTGGGTGTGCAGAAGGAAGCCGCCCTGGCCGCCAAGCGCTGCATCGTCACCGTCGAGGAAATCGTCGATGACCTGAACGCCCCGATGAACGCCTGCGTACTGCCGACCTGGGCCCTGAGCGCGGTCTGCCATGTGCCGGGCGGTGCCCATCCGTCCTACGCCCACGGTTATTCCGAGCGCGACAACCGCTTCTACCAGGCCTGGGATCCGATCGCCCGCGACCGTGAGACCTTCACCGCCTGGATCAACGAATACATCCGCGGCAGTGCCGACTTCAGCGAATTCCAGGCCAAGCTGGCCGCAGCTTCGGAGGCCCAGTAA
- the pcaH gene encoding protocatechuate 3,4-dioxygenase subunit beta, with product MSDKPGYRRPQAGTQPDYLHPAYQSTNTRSPSKPLVFLPHSLSEITGPSIGAESIQERDNDLTAQHQGQPQGERIIIHGRVLDENGLPVPGILVEIWQANAAGRYNHDRDLHDAPLDPNFTGTGRTVTDADGWYQFQTIKPGAYPWGNHHNAWRPAHIHFSLFGPSILTRLVTQMYFPGDPLLEYDPIYNCVPDTRAKERLIASFDLEKTIPSYALGYRWDIVLRGRDATPMEK from the coding sequence ATGAGTGACAAGCCCGGTTACCGGCGCCCGCAAGCGGGCACTCAGCCTGATTATCTGCACCCGGCCTACCAGTCGACCAACACCCGCTCGCCGTCCAAGCCGCTGGTGTTCCTGCCCCATTCGCTGTCGGAAATCACCGGCCCGAGCATCGGCGCCGAGTCGATCCAGGAGCGTGACAACGACCTGACAGCCCAGCACCAAGGCCAGCCCCAGGGCGAGCGGATCATCATCCACGGCCGCGTGCTGGACGAAAACGGCCTGCCGGTGCCGGGCATCCTGGTGGAGATCTGGCAGGCCAACGCCGCCGGTCGCTATAACCACGACCGCGACCTGCACGATGCGCCGCTGGATCCGAATTTCACCGGCACCGGGCGTACCGTGACCGATGCCGACGGCTGGTATCAGTTCCAGACCATCAAGCCCGGCGCCTACCCCTGGGGCAACCACCACAATGCCTGGCGTCCGGCGCATATCCATTTCTCGCTGTTCGGCCCAAGCATCCTCACCCGTCTGGTGACCCAGATGTATTTCCCCGGCGACCCGCTGCTGGAATATGACCCGATCTACAACTGCGTGCCGGACACCCGTGCCAAGGAACGCCTGATCGCCAGCTTCGACCTGGAGAAAACCATCCCTTCCTATGCCCTCGGTTACCGCTGGGACATCGTCCTGCGCGGCCGCGATGCCACGCCGATGGAGAAATGA
- a CDS encoding inorganic phosphate transporter, producing the protein MIDLFSGLDAWVLVSLLLALAFVLAYEFINGFHDTANAVATVIYTKAMPPHLAVFFSGVFNFLGVLLGGVGVAYAIVHLLPVELLINVNTGHGLAMVFSLLAAAIAWNLGTWYFGIPASSSHTLIGSILGVGLANALLNDIPLGDGVNWQKAIDIGASLVFSPMAGFLIAALVLIGLKWWRPISKMHKTPEQRRKVDDKKHPPFWNRLVLVISAMAVSFVHGSNDGQKGIGLIMLVLIGIVPAQFVLDLNSTTYQIERTRDATLHLSQFYERNHDSLGEFLALGKSVKDDLPGKFRCNPQQTEPTIAALLSSLKGVADYHSLSPESRIEVRRYLLCLDDTAKKVGKLPDLAAREKADLDKLRKDLTATTEYAPFWVILAVALALGLGTMIGWKRVVLTIGEKIGKQGMTYAQGMSAQITAAGLIGLANIFSLPVSTTHVLSSGVAGTMVANKSGLQGGTVKTILLAWVLTLPATVALSAGLFWAASKVLGS; encoded by the coding sequence ATGATCGATTTATTCAGCGGACTGGATGCTTGGGTGCTTGTGAGCCTCTTGCTCGCCCTGGCTTTTGTCCTCGCCTACGAGTTCATCAACGGCTTTCATGACACCGCTAATGCGGTTGCCACTGTTATCTACACCAAAGCCATGCCGCCGCATCTGGCCGTATTCTTTTCCGGTGTATTCAATTTTCTCGGTGTACTGCTGGGCGGCGTCGGCGTGGCCTATGCCATCGTCCACCTGCTGCCGGTGGAACTGCTGATCAATGTCAACACCGGCCACGGTCTGGCCATGGTCTTCTCGCTGCTGGCGGCGGCCATCGCCTGGAACCTGGGCACCTGGTATTTCGGCATCCCGGCCTCCAGTTCCCACACCCTGATCGGCTCGATCCTCGGTGTCGGCCTGGCCAACGCCCTGCTCAACGACATTCCCCTGGGCGACGGCGTGAACTGGCAGAAAGCGATCGATATCGGCGCTTCCCTGGTGTTCTCGCCAATGGCCGGCTTCCTGATTGCCGCCCTGGTGCTGATCGGCCTGAAATGGTGGCGGCCGATCTCCAAGATGCACAAGACCCCGGAACAGCGGCGCAAGGTCGATGACAAGAAGCACCCACCATTCTGGAACCGCCTGGTACTGGTGATCTCGGCCATGGCCGTGAGCTTCGTCCACGGTTCCAACGACGGTCAGAAAGGTATTGGCCTGATCATGCTGGTGCTGATCGGTATCGTCCCCGCGCAGTTCGTGCTGGACCTCAACAGCACCACCTACCAGATCGAGCGGACCCGTGACGCGACCCTGCACCTGAGCCAGTTCTACGAGCGCAACCACGACTCCCTGGGCGAATTCCTGGCCCTGGGCAAGAGCGTGAAAGACGACCTGCCGGGCAAGTTCCGCTGCAATCCGCAACAAACCGAGCCGACCATTGCCGCCCTGCTGAGCAGCCTCAAGGGTGTCGCCGATTACCACTCGCTGTCGCCGGAAAGCCGCATCGAAGTGCGTCGCTACCTGCTGTGCCTGGATGACACGGCGAAGAAGGTGGGCAAACTGCCGGACCTGGCTGCCCGTGAAAAGGCTGACCTGGACAAGCTGCGCAAGGACCTGACCGCCACCACCGAGTACGCACCGTTCTGGGTGATCCTGGCGGTGGCCCTGGCACTGGGCCTGGGCACCATGATCGGCTGGAAGCGCGTGGTACTGACCATTGGCGAGAAGATCGGCAAGCAGGGCATGACCTACGCCCAGGGCATGTCGGCGCAGATCACCGCCGCGGGCCTGATCGGCCTGGCGAACATCTTCAGCCTGCCGGTGTCCACCACCCACGTGCTCTCCTCCGGCGTGGCCGGGACCATGGTCGCCAACAAGAGCGGCCTGCAAGGCGGTACGGTGAAGACCATCCTCCTGGCCTGGGTGCTCACCCTGCCGGCCACGGTGGCCTTGTCGGCCGGCCTGTTCTGGGCGGCCTCGAAGGTCCTCGGCAGCTGA
- the pcaF gene encoding 3-oxoadipyl-CoA thiolase, with translation MMRDVFICDAIRTPIGRFGGGLSAVRADDLAAVPIKALMERNPSVDWSAVDEVFLGCANQAGEDNRNVARMALLLAGLPDSVPGVTLNRLCASGMDAIGTAFRAIASGEMELAIAGGVESMSRAPFVMGKADAAFSRNMKLEDTTIGWRFINPLMKAQYGVDAMPQTADNVADDYKVSRADQDAFALRSQQRTAAAQAAGFFAEEIVPVRIAHKKGETVVEQDEHPRADTTLEALGKLKPVNGPDKTVTAGNASGVNDGAAALILASAEAVKKHGLTPRARVLGMASAGVAPRVMGIGPVPAVRKLIERLGVAVSDFDVIELNEAFASQGLAVLRELGLADDAPQVNPNGGAIALGHPLGMSGARLVLTALHQLEKSGGKKGLATMCVGVGQGLALAIERV, from the coding sequence CTGATGCGCGACGTCTTTATCTGTGATGCCATTCGTACCCCCATCGGCCGTTTCGGCGGCGGCCTCTCGGCCGTGCGTGCCGACGACCTGGCGGCGGTGCCGATCAAGGCCTTGATGGAACGCAACCCGAGCGTGGACTGGAGCGCCGTGGACGAGGTGTTCCTCGGCTGCGCCAACCAGGCCGGCGAGGACAACCGCAACGTGGCGCGCATGGCGCTGCTGCTGGCGGGCCTGCCGGACAGCGTGCCCGGCGTTACCCTCAACCGTCTCTGCGCCTCGGGCATGGACGCCATCGGCACCGCGTTCCGCGCCATTGCCAGCGGCGAGATGGAACTGGCAATCGCCGGCGGCGTCGAGTCCATGTCCCGCGCGCCCTTTGTCATGGGCAAGGCCGATGCTGCCTTCTCGCGCAACATGAAGCTGGAAGACACCACCATCGGCTGGCGTTTCATCAACCCGCTGATGAAAGCCCAGTACGGCGTGGACGCCATGCCGCAGACCGCGGACAACGTGGCGGACGACTATAAGGTGTCCCGCGCCGACCAGGACGCCTTTGCCCTGCGCAGCCAGCAGCGCACCGCCGCGGCCCAGGCCGCCGGGTTCTTCGCCGAGGAAATCGTCCCGGTGCGCATCGCCCACAAGAAGGGCGAGACAGTGGTTGAGCAGGACGAGCATCCGCGCGCCGACACCACCCTGGAAGCCCTGGGCAAACTCAAGCCGGTCAACGGGCCGGACAAGACCGTCACCGCCGGCAACGCCTCCGGGGTCAACGACGGCGCCGCGGCGCTGATCCTGGCATCGGCCGAAGCGGTCAAGAAGCATGGCCTGACCCCGCGCGCGCGGGTGCTGGGCATGGCCAGCGCCGGAGTGGCGCCACGGGTGATGGGCATTGGCCCGGTGCCGGCGGTGCGCAAGTTGATCGAGCGCCTGGGCGTGGCGGTCAGCGATTTCGACGTGATCGAACTCAACGAAGCCTTCGCCAGCCAGGGCCTGGCGGTGCTGCGCGAACTCGGCCTGGCCGACGACGCGCCACAGGTCAACCCCAATGGCGGCGCCATTGCCCTGGGCCATCCACTGGGCATGAGCGGTGCGCGCCTGGTGCTGACGGCCCTGCATCAATTGGAAAAGAGCGGCGGTAAAAAAGGCCTGGCGACCATGTGCGTGGGTGTCGGCCAAGGGCTGGCGCTGGCCATCGAGCGCGTCTGA
- a CDS encoding RidA family protein gives MSDSLKHRVQQLGLELPAPSQPIANYVNHVRSQNLLFISGQIPLLQGQPTLQGRLGENLTVEQGTQAAELAALALLAQLSAALDDDLSRLQRISRLGVFIAASADFQSHGIVANGASNLLVNVLGEKGRHARTAVGVASLPAGVAVEVDAIFELKP, from the coding sequence ATGAGCGACTCCCTGAAACACCGCGTACAGCAACTGGGGCTTGAACTGCCCGCCCCCAGCCAGCCGATCGCCAACTACGTCAACCATGTACGCAGCCAGAACCTGCTGTTCATCTCCGGACAGATTCCCTTGCTACAGGGCCAACCGACCCTGCAGGGCCGTCTCGGCGAGAACCTGACGGTGGAGCAAGGCACCCAGGCCGCCGAACTCGCGGCCCTGGCCTTGCTGGCCCAGTTGAGCGCGGCCCTGGACGACGACCTGTCGCGGCTGCAGCGCATCAGCCGGCTCGGTGTATTCATTGCCGCCAGCGCCGATTTCCAGAGCCATGGCATCGTGGCCAATGGCGCCTCCAACCTGCTGGTCAACGTCCTGGGCGAGAAAGGCCGGCATGCACGCACTGCAGTGGGCGTGGCCAGCCTGCCCGCCGGGGTCGCCGTGGAGGTCGACGCGATCTTCGAACTCAAGCCATGA